GGAGGGACCTTAGGCCAGAGGGGCCAGGGACCTGTGCACAGCACATAGCGTCCTGTCCTCCTGGTGCCCGCTGGTGGTGACAGCCTCAGGATTTCAGGGCTGGGAGCAAGCGTCCCAACACCCAGCGTGACTGCTAGGCATTACCCCGTTCGTGGTGGGACGGCAGTGGGGAAGCCGAGGCTTAGCACAGTCACGTGGGCGCCTGTTCTGCTTATGCACCCCTCCAGGAGGGGCGCCGCCTCCTAAACAGCAGTGCCCTCCGCGCGGTCCCGAGAGGCGAATGGGCGCCAGGCAGGGGCTCGGTAAAGACTAAGGGGAGCTGTGTAGCCTGAGCTGTCTGTGGGGACTGAGAATTTTTATCTCCtgattgatttaaaaaagaatcagtggGTCTCCTCTCACAGAGGAGACTATCCTGAGGGACAGGCCCTAGAACAGTGGGGGAGGAGGCTTCCTTAGGTATCGTTTGTCCTCCAGATGTGAGGACAGTTCACAATTAGATCTACTGATGTAATTCATTACCTAGTTAGACTAAAAGAAGAACCATGATTATGTAAACAGGTGACTAAAAAGCACATGATTAAACAAAAACACCCGAGTAAAATAGGGATGGGAAAAAAATCGTCCTAAAAGATGATGAGCAGTTAGTAGAAACCAACTGCAAACATCAAGCAGAGAAATCATAAGTTTCCACTAAAGCCCAGAACCAGCCCACCATGTGCAACCACTTGTCTAGGAATCTGACCGCTGAATGAGTGACAGGAAAGACACCTGGCCCTGGCAGCTCCCAGGCTGGACCGCAGCAGGGAAGGAACCATTTGGGGGCAGCCTCTTGGGTTTAAGGATCAGCTGTGCTGGCAAACAAAAATAAGCTACCAGTGCTCTGCCCAAACTAACCTCTccttccagacacacaggccggtGTGTCTGCAGttgcatttttattacctccacATTTTGAAGCAGTTCATGACCAGCAGAGTGCTTTGGGGACATTTTTTAcaataaatgaaagcatttctttaagaaaaaggcaATTGTTCCTTCAGTAGGTAAgcctcccgccccgcccctcccctccccacttgaGGGAGCAGCCCGTGGGGACCCGAACTGGTACCCTTGAAACATCGAGCAAAGCGATCCTTCGCCTCCCTGACCCCCTTCCCTCAGCAGCTGGGATGAGGGCGGCAGACTCCTCACAGGTCATTTGATCTTGAGATCCTTCAAGGCTGACTCCAAGCTCTGGAAGGAGACAAGGAGAAGACAGGCTGGTTCTCAGCTGTCCTGCAGACACCCCACCCACAGGGACCTGGCCTGGGACAGAGAACCTGGTCTTCGgggtcaggcagacctgggtttgaatcccagccctaAAGGAAGGTGCCGCAGAGGGTGCCAAGGCCCAGATGCCAAGGAGCCCTCACCCCACTGAAGGGCCCTTctgcaggaaagaagaagaaggactGGGGCATCCAGGTGGCTGCCAGGGAGAATTGGGCGGCCTGGGGGGAAGCGAGGCGGTGTGGGGAGGGCAGGCCTCACCTTCACGTCCCAGATGCTCATGCCGCCGTCCATGCCTGTAGTGCAGAACTGCGAGCACTTGGCCTTTCCCCCGCTGAGCACCGAGATCTGGCTGCAAAGAGGATGAGGGCTTCACAGATCCCAGCCTGTGCCCGCGGTGGGCCCCGGcccaccctgccctccaggagctcccCAGCTTCTGCGTGAGCTCACTCCGGTGAGTGTGAGTGTGCGCGCCCAGCAGGGACAGCCCAGGAGGCCGGGCTGCGAAGGACCACAGAGGACGACAGGACGGGGCTCCGGAGTCTGCTTTCGGGACGAGCACTAGTCCCTGTGCAAGGAGCACAGGGCAGCCGGGCAGGTGGCACAGGACGCACAAAGGcctgggcaggggctgagggcaCGCGTGCTGGGGGATCAGAGTGACGGAGCgtggcagggcagggagaagcAACAGACGGCACTGAGTGGATGCAGGGCTAGTTCTGAAGAGCCCTGAAGGCCGGGCAGAGGAGTTCAGTCTGAAGACATCGGGCCAGGCAGCCACAGGAGGGTTTAACTAGCCAAGGGGCAAGGTCAGAGTCTCGCCACACTTCTCCCTCTGATTTGTCCTGGGGTGGACGCCTGTGGCTGGCGGGATCCGGGAGTCTCTGGCTCTGGTTCCACTCTAGTCCCTCAGGGAGGCTGCTGCGAGACCCTTCgttccgccccgccccgccccgcccctccagtCACCGCCCGGCCACCCCCCAGAACGGTCCCACAGCGCGTCCTGAAAACTGAAAACGCAGAGCAAGGCTGACTGCTCTGCCCCCACCTGATGCAAAACCTCGAGAGACTGACCGGCTTCCTAAGTGGGCCCGCACCTCGACGCTGCGGGGTGGGCGTGGAGCTCGCCCTTCGGCCCCGCCCTCACCTGACGCTGTTCTTGTGCAGCGAGTccaggcccccgctcgccgccgcGCTGCCCTCCGAGCTAGCCTTCTTGTCGAGGTTCTGGAAGCGCTCGCGCGCCGTCAAGCCGCGCTGCGAGCTTTGCTTGGGCACGTCCAGCCGCCCACCGAAGCTCAGCGTCCCCGCGGCGCCATCGTAAGTGAACAGCACCGGGAAGCAGTCGTGGCCCTgcagcggggaggggcggggtgcCATTGGAGCGCCCCCTTTTTCCTCCCGGGGAAACCCAGGCTGAAGGGGAGGTGCAACGCTGAGGGGCACCCGGCCGCAAATCGGGGGGTCCCAGAGGCTGGATGCAGGGCTTGGGTGTAGCACAGGGAAGCCGATGCCAGCTCGGGGACACAGCCGGCGACCCCAGGTGTAGTAACAGGGACTGGATGTCGGGGCTGAGCAGCTAGGAGCAGCCCCCTCAGCCCGCAGGGCCAGCGTTCAGCTGAGAAAGctggtctgggacttccctgggagcCCAGGGGGCCTTGTCCTGCCTAGACGGTTACACCTGCTCTGGGAGAGACCCCACAGCTGGACGTTCGTCTAGGCAAAGCAGGCCTGATCCCCCTCTGGGACCCCATTAGGTTTCCTGAGGCCTGAAAAGAGCCTTGACAGGTGggcaggagaagggagggagagtagTGCCCTTCTGGACACACGCAGGACTGCACTCCCCCACAAGCACTCATTCTCTGAGTGAGGAGGTGTGGTCCTGTCATTTCCATTGGCCAATAAAATGTAAGCAGAAAGGTTAGGATCCAGGACCCAGTTCCCCACTTCCCCTCCTCACTCCACGGGAGACAAAGCTCCCATCTGCACTGAGCAGAGCCCCCCTCACAGCGCCCACGCTGGACAGTCAAAGTGAGCAAGAAACAAACCTTTACTGTGTTAGGCCACTGCTGTTGgggacttttttgttgttgttaccgcAGCATAACCCAACCTATTCTGACCAATAGAGATATGGATGgatgtgggtggatggatgggaggaaggaaaggagggagcggGGACAAGTAGAGGGCTGCCTGGGCATCTCGGGGCTCGCTGGGAGACCTGCTGTCACCGgcccctgctccccctccccccccgcccccttacCGCTGCCACCAGACTGTTTTCTGTGATGAAGGTCAGGGCCAGCAACGGCAGCGTTTCAGAGGCCAGAGTCGCGACGCTGAGTGAGAGAGAGACGTCAGCCACACCGGCCCCTCGTGCTCGGTGCCTGGGTCGCCCCCCCATTCAGGTGACCTGTACTCACGCCATCTTCTTGTCGGCATCAGCCAGGCACACGGTGCTGTCATGGCTGACCCAGGCCACACGGCTCCCGCTGGCTGAAAAGCAGACACCGTGCACCCAGCCGCAGCTACTGCTGGACTCAAACATCAGCTCCCCGAAGGGCATCTTGGAGCCCCATGGGGTGGGTGCTGGCCGCTCCTCCACCTCCTTGATGTAGGCTGAGAAGATCCTGCCGGGAGAGGCAAAAAAGGGGGTGACCGGGggtctgggaggggcctgacaagGGACTCCCTCTCCCAAACTGGCCTGCTGAGGCCAGAGCACCCGGCTGAGGTCAAGGGTACCGGAGCCGGCTTTTCGTGACCTGCATCTTCGCACTCGGACAAGTCTGGGCCTCGGTGCCCACTCTGTGCAATGGTGTGGGGTCAGGAGGTCTCCCAGCTCAGGGTCCCGGGAACTCCCAGGGCTCTCGGGGCCCTCACCTGAGGACTGACCATCCACGGCTGATGTGGCTCCCAGGGCCTCCTGTCCCCCTCACGGTGACCACTGCACTCCAGGGCTAGCCCCTAGGATGTGCCCCCCTCCTGCTCTGCACCGTGAACCAAtcctgcctcccttcctgccaGCTCCACCAGCTCCACTCTCCATCCCAGGGCCAGCCGGAGTCATCTCACAGGTCAGGGTGCCGACGAGCCTCATCAGGACCTCGTCCCCTCTGTGCCTGGGGCCTCTGGGGCCTGCTGTAGCCTCATTTCCCAGGGCAGATGCAGAAACCCAGGCCATCTGCCTGGAGCTGGGAGCCGGAGGCCTTGGGAGACTCGGGGCAGGGGTGGGTAATGGGCCCAGAAGTGACAGACAGCCAATGGCAGGTGGAGACTCTTTGTTCCAGGCCTTAAGATAACGAGGCAGGGTTTGTCCCAGCCTATCAGTCATTTATACCTTATTGTGAAAAAGTACACCCACTCATTTTCCCTCAGATAGAAGCCAATAAGCTGAAGGAGTGGGAGGTTCTAATGAGCACAGGAGGGCCTAGAAAAGAAACCTTGCTGACGTTAAGCGGTGGCAAGGGGCACATCATTCTAAGGCCCCCCAGAGGCTGGAGAGAGGACCCAGGGATGACCCTTCAAAGAGCAAAACCCCAAAGAAGCTCGACGGAGGCCCCCAGGTCACCTGCTGGCAGCAGAGCTGGTCTGGAAGGCGGGTCGCGGGGCTCCCAggacagctgccccccaccctcccacccgtCCCTGCGTTGCTGGCAGGGCCCCCCTCACCGGCACTTGAAGTCGCAGGAGCCGGCGGCCAGGAGCACATTGTTGGGGTGCCAGTCCAGACTCAGGATGGTGGAGCGAATGGGCTTCTTGATGTGCTTGCAAACCCACCTGGACACGGCAGGCAGACAGGTAGGGAGGAGACGGGGACACACAGGTGGGCACCCGCCAACCCAGAGGCTCCAGGCTCCCACTGGGCCCTGCAGACCACAGAGGTCCCAGGAGGAAGGGGCCTGGGCCCAGGCCAGCAACGTGCCGGGTCCCACCCTGGGTGGGGACTCCACACCTGGTCTTGCAACTACCCTGGGGCAGCTCAGTGAGGAGAAGTCATGAGGCCGCTAACTGGTCAGGGTGGGATTTGAACTCGAGTCTCTCGGACTCCAGCCTGACCTCCCgcctggcctctgccctcagggaCCCAGGGGAGAAGATCATGACGTGCCTGGGAGCTTGTGAGTGGGCCCTGGAGTGTGATGGGCCGGGAGCCTTGGGCGAGTgatctgcctcagggcctttgcgcaTCTGTAACGTGGGGACTGCAGCAGACGCCCAGTCCAGGGGGCTGATGGGAGGGGGCGGGTCAGTGCCAATAGGTGTGCAGGGCTTAGCGTGATGCCTGCAGAGGCAGCCCGGGTGCCGCCTGGGCCCTTATTACTGAGACGGGGCTGTGGGAGGGCGGGGGGCTGTACAGAGAGCCCTTCGCCTCACCTCCAAGGGCCAGAGAGCACACACTTCCCCAGGGTCATGTGAACAGGGGTCCTGACTCCCCGTCCCGTGCTTTCTGGGACCCTCTTGCCCCACCGCCTGTTGGTCTGCAGCCCCAGGTCCCTCCCAGCCCACTCTGGCCCCGCCCAGGCACCCACCAGTCGTTTTCCTGCTCAAAATAGCAGACGGAGATGACACGGGAGCCACTGCCCACAGCGAACTTGTTCTCCTGGGGAGCCCAGCGCACACAGCGAGCGGCGCGGTTGATGCGCAGGATGACGAGCGTGGGCTTCCACGTGCGGCCTTTCAGCGTCCACACGTAGGCATTGCGGTCTGTGCCGCAGGTCACGATGCGGTTACTCTCGGGGGCCCAGTCGATGcctgtggggtgggaggaggcacTAGGCTGAAGCCATCCAAGCAGAGGTGGCTCTACAGTGTACGCATAGGAGGGGCTTAGAGGCCACAATCGGGATGAAAGCTGCTCCAGGGGGTGCTACTAGAGTTCACTGGGGGTGTTACAGCTCTCCCAACTATCAGCAAACACGCTAGAAGGCCAAGccaagagacagaaaagaaacgGGTCCTTGGTAATGCTGAGCTGCTGGATCACACCTTTCCTGAAGCCCTTAAACTTCTGAGTTTTTCAGTAACATAAACCAATCAACGTAATCCCTTTATAACTTAAGCCAGTTTGAATCAGggttctgttacttgcaacccaAACTATCCTACCTAACACGGGGAGTAGGTGGATGGCCCGGCCCTGCCCTGCCTTCTTTCAGGAAGATGACCCCAGCCAGCCCAACCCACCTGTCACCTGCCCGTTGTGCTCCTTGAGCTCGTGCACCTGGACCCACTTGTTCCCGCTCTTCTCATAGATGTGCACCTCGTGGTTGTTGGGGCAGATGGCGATCTCTGCAGGAGAGATGGGCAGGCCTGGGGAGGAGGCATGCGTGCCCAGgctccccccttcccccatgACTCCCCACCTTCTCAGGCCGCCTGAGCAACACTTTGTCCTCTGCTAATGCactctcctcctctgcctcagGTCCTGCTGGGCCCCCCTTGGGACTCCTCCCCAGGGGCTGGCCACCCCTCATCTGCACCCCACAGCCCCAGTGTCCCCAAGGCAGTCTTGCAAACCTCCGGGagctctccctgccccctgctcTGCCCCTGCTCCAGCCACGGTCTCCTTGCTGCTCCTGATGACACCAGGCTCTGCCGCCTCGGGGCTGTTACACCCACCCTGGCCTTTGCACGCTGGCTCCGTCACCTCCTTTGGTTCTCCATGCAAACGTCACCTTCCCTGAAAGCCCCTCCCTAGCCCCCTTTTCTAAACTAGTGCCTTGGCTCCTTCGCTTTCGCCTCACCCTTCATGTTTCCTCAGAGCTCATTTCACTGCAGGTTACGTTTCCCATCCCCAGACCCTCCCGTAGCCGTCAGCAGAGGGCAGACCCGCTGTCGTGCCCACCCGGTCCTGGAGCCCAGAGCAGCGCCTGGTGCAGGCAGGGCCGTGCTCTCGCCTCCAACCCTCAGTGCCCGCTCGCCTGGCTGCCCTGCTTGGGTCCCTTCCCTCCTAACACTCAGGATCTCAGGATTGGGGGTGAAGCAGGGGGACAGCTTCCCGCGTCATCcgatggggggggggagggggggcactCACGGGTGCGGTCCTTGTTCCAGGCATGGCAGCTGATGGGCTCCACCAGGAAGCTGTGATAGGCCATGGCTGCTCGGCTCCTGTGCCCAAGACAGAGAGGGAAGCCAGGTCAGCCCCGCCCTGCCCCAGCCGGCCTCGCGGGAGGGCAGCAGGGGCCACCCTGGCCTCCCGACTCTGGCCTAGCGCTTTGCTTCCctcctggggcctcagtttccctcctcaTGAAACAGCAGCTCTCATGGGATGTGTCCGAGGCTCCAGGGGACAAAGAcaaaggatggggtggggagtggaggcgGGGAATGGGGGTGTGGGCGAAGCCACTACCATGAGTGGGGTGTGCTGGGACCCTGCCCCAGACAGGCCATCACTCatcatctgtgcctcagtttccccataggTGGAAACTCTCGCTCCCCAGAAGGAGTGAGCCAGGCCTCCTGGCCTtcgcacatgctgttccttcccTCTGCAGGGAAGGTCAAGCCTGATGTGTCTTGGAGGCCAGTTCTGTCCACATTTCACACTGGCGTGCTAGTCTCTCTACACCACCAAATGTCCACCCCTGTTCTATGCGGCAAAGTCCTGCTCAACTGGAAAGACCCAAAGAGATCATCACTTCCTCACCCATTCTCTCCCCACCTCAGCTTCCCAGAGTCATGGGTAGAGCCCAGCAGCACtgcctaccagctgtgtgaccccagcATATCACTcgccctctctgaacctcaatttccacATCTGCCAAATGGGAACAGGAATCCTGTCCCCCGCCCGCCGAGGTGTTAAGAGGGTGAAATAAGACGACACACcacgcctggcacatagtaggtgatcaTGAAATGGCAGCGCTTTGTCTAGAATGGATGTGCCGGCACCCGGCGTGCTTCACCTGTTTAGGGGTGGGCCTCCCGGCCGGACCAGGGGCCAATCCGGGGGCACACGAGCCTCAGGTCTTCTCACTGGCTGTTCCCTCGGCCTTTGAAGCTCTTCCCCCAGATGCCTGCACTGCTCCCGCCCTCGCTGCTGCCATTCAAGTCTGTGTCCAAGGCCACCTTCTGAGCAAGGCTGCTGTCCACCCCACCTCCACACTCCCTAGTCCCTAGTTTTCTCCAGGGGATAATCTCACTGAACACGTGTTACCTTGTGCTCATTCATCCTGCCCGTGTCTTTCTCCCCCTGCTGGAAAGTAACGAGCTTGATGGAGACACACATTTCTGACCATCTTGTTTACATTTCTATCCCCGGCACCTAAATgcgtggcacatagtaagcactcaataaatgtttgatgaacacAATTGTTTACTGCCATTAGTGTCCAGCAgagtaagttattttttaaaatgtaaaaaaaaaaaaaaaaaaaaaagccacaccaCATTCCCTGAACGCTGCACTCACCAGCTCTAAGCCCTCCTGTATTCTCGACTTGAGCCCCAGATGACGGATGTGAGGGCTGCGGTTGGAGGGGAAGCCACCTGCCGGAGTCACGTGGCCCTGACGTGGGCGTTCCCAGGCCCTCGGCCGCCTCCCCCACCTGACTGGCAGGTTTGTGGCCAGAGGCTGGGCCCCAGGAAGGCCGCTCCTCAGCCTGGATCTGAGCCGTGACCTTCCCGGAACCCTGGAGTCTCGCTCTGCCCCCAGGGGGGGTCTCGACCAAGACCCCTCTGGGAGGAACAGCACTGAGTTGGGGCCCAGGCACGAGGGTCAGGCTGCAGTGCCATCCATCATACTGCTGGGGGCTCCGGGGCTCAGCGACCACAAATCCCGCTTTAATTTATAGCAGGAAGTCCTGGAAAGTTCCTAAAGCGGCACAGACCACCGCGCACACGTGCACGGAGAGGGCAGGGACCACCGCGCCTGTTCCCGCAGGCCTAGAGCAGGGGCCAGGGTGGGTCCCCGGGCAACATTTGCTGAGAAAGAAGGTGGACACACACAGCCAGGCGGAggccacacacacgcacgcgtggTCAGCCTTGCacgcgcgcgcacgcacacaccgCTCCCATACACACACGTGTCAGCCTTGCATGCGCACACGAGCACACCGCTCCCACGGCGGCCGCCTCCCCAGCCTCTGTCTCCTTATAAGGCCTCTTTGTGTAAAGCAAAGGCCCCGGAAGTGGCCTCGGAGCCCAGGTCAGCAGGCCTGACGGGGTTTCCCCAGGCACTTCTGCTGCATCCGGCCTGGGTGGGCAGGGGGTCATCCACGTCTCCACCGCAGATGCCAAGACTCAGAGTGGGGGGGAGCACCTAGGCCTGTCCACTAAGCTGTGCTGATCTGCCTGCCCCCATTCCCCAAGGTCACAaatggggcagggggcggggcgggggggtggtggttaaAGCCAGAAACCCACTTCCAAATGCCAGCTAGGTTCTTCTTGGCCCCTGACTCCACAGGAGGCCAACCACCCCCTCCCCTTCACCCCAGGCGGCCCAGAAGAAGCCCAGGGGGTCCCTGGACCCTAGACTCAGCCGGAGCAGAACCCAACTTCCCAGCTCCAACTGTCCCGGGCTCACTGTCTGGCCGGGCATCTCTGCCCCTTGTGGGCTCTTGGCGAGAGTGTCCAGACGTGTGGGCCGGGCTCTAACAGCCTGTCTAGGGACTTTTCAGAGTTCCAGGCTGTGAAGATGGAGACACTGGCTCTACAGAGGACCGCGGCCCCCATACTTGCCAATATCGCAGCTGAGAGGGCTTGGGGACCCTGCCCATTGTCTCCTGGGACCCAAAGGTTctcaagggggagagggaggggctgaCAAAGACGGCCACAGCACAGTGGGACAGACAGGTTCAGAGCACACCTATCAGCCGATCACACTTTAGCataaattcagacagaaatacTCCCTCGTCTGCTGACCCACACTGTAAAGGGGGGAGGGGGTACGGGTggaaggggtgggagagaggaagacgtgttttccccttttcataaCTTTTTCATAACTTCTGCAAAGCGGTTGAAAGCAGCAGGGCCTCCCGAGGACTCCCTACCCCCACAGGTTACAAATGCGGAAGTGGCAGCCCAGGGAGGGGCGTGGCTTCTCCAGCCACTGCAGGCTTGGGGATCATGGGATCATTCCGTGTGGTCAGATCCAGGAAAACAGCCTTCACACCAGGCCACCCCGCCACAGGAACTGTGACTTAATCATTCCCAGGGAAACCTCTACCCTACCaaggggcgggaggggagggtggggcggGCACTGCCCGAGTGTGGACAACGCAACCACTCAGCGGTGTCTCCTGGTGGAGACAAAGGCAGGCTGAGGCCATGGCCCCGGGAAACCCACCCACTCATCGCTGTGACCCTGTGAGCCAGCCCTGTGGACCCATTTGATTGTCAAGGAcaaagagagaggagggggccCTGGGGATGGCATTGGCACTGGGAGTCCACGTCTAGTGCTCTGTGCCCCCATCACCCTGGAAAGAGAGTGAGGCTGGGGGAGCACAGGCCAAACCCCGACAGACTCCCCCAGCTGGCTCTAACCGCCCCCCACCAGCCTGGAGCCGGGATCTCCCTGTGCTCCAGGTAGCTCTTCCCccgtgtctggcacacagtaggtgctcaggatgAATGGACGGGGGATCACGCAGGGCTGGGAGAGCAGCATGATGGCTGGGAGGAGCTTTGGGTCTCCAAGGTGGGGCATGGGTCTCCAGGCATGGGGTGCCAAGGACCA
This DNA window, taken from Balaenoptera ricei isolate mBalRic1 chromosome 15, mBalRic1.hap2, whole genome shotgun sequence, encodes the following:
- the ARPC1B gene encoding actin-related protein 2/3 complex subunit 1B isoform X1, whose amino-acid sequence is MSTRSRAAMAYHSFLVEPISCHAWNKDRTQIAICPNNHEVHIYEKSGNKWVQVHELKEHNGQVTGIDWAPESNRIVTCGTDRNAYVWTLKGRTWKPTLVILRINRAARCVRWAPQENKFAVGSGSRVISVCYFEQENDWWVCKHIKKPIRSTILSLDWHPNNVLLAAGSCDFKCRIFSAYIKEVEERPAPTPWGSKMPFGELMFESSSSCGWVHGVCFSASGSRVAWVSHDSTVCLADADKKMAVATLASETLPLLALTFITENSLVAAGHDCFPVLFTYDGAAGTLSFGGRLDVPKQSSQRGLTARERFQNLDKKASSEGSAAASGGLDSLHKNSVSQISVLSGGKAKCSQFCTTGMDGGMSIWDVKSLESALKDLKIK
- the ARPC1B gene encoding actin-related protein 2/3 complex subunit 1B isoform X2, with the translated sequence MAYHSFLVEPISCHAWNKDRTQIAICPNNHEVHIYEKSGNKWVQVHELKEHNGQVTGIDWAPESNRIVTCGTDRNAYVWTLKGRTWKPTLVILRINRAARCVRWAPQENKFAVGSGSRVISVCYFEQENDWWVCKHIKKPIRSTILSLDWHPNNVLLAAGSCDFKCRIFSAYIKEVEERPAPTPWGSKMPFGELMFESSSSCGWVHGVCFSASGSRVAWVSHDSTVCLADADKKMAVATLASETLPLLALTFITENSLVAAGHDCFPVLFTYDGAAGTLSFGGRLDVPKQSSQRGLTARERFQNLDKKASSEGSAAASGGLDSLHKNSVSQISVLSGGKAKCSQFCTTGMDGGMSIWDVKSLESALKDLKIK